A part of Parvivirga hydrogeniphila genomic DNA contains:
- a CDS encoding phosphate-starvation-inducible PsiE family protein produces the protein MVTKLLDRAVHYVEFVVAALLVVIAALGAVDLIVELAAAVSAKGYLTPESVLRVLDSVLVVFVVIELFSIALAYLEKRNIIATVMEAGLVAVVRKIVVFETGSDASYVLLKSVSLGILILAIGTTWFLLRKSGVCEIGSAHEQ, from the coding sequence GTGGTTACGAAGCTGCTCGACCGTGCAGTTCACTACGTGGAGTTCGTCGTCGCGGCCCTGCTCGTCGTCATCGCTGCTCTGGGCGCCGTCGACCTCATCGTGGAGCTCGCCGCAGCGGTGTCTGCAAAGGGGTACCTGACGCCCGAGAGCGTGCTGCGCGTCCTCGATTCAGTGCTCGTCGTCTTCGTCGTCATCGAGCTGTTCAGCATCGCGCTCGCCTACCTCGAGAAGCGGAACATCATCGCGACGGTGATGGAGGCCGGTCTGGTCGCCGTCGTGCGCAAGATCGTCGTGTTCGAGACCGGTTCTGACGCGAGCTACGTCCTGCTCAAGTCCGTCTCGTTGGGCATCCTGATTCTCGCCATCGGGACCACGTGGTTCTTGCTGCGCAAGTCCGGCGTGTGCGAGATCGGGTCGGCCCACGAGCAGTAG